In Aristaeella hokkaidonensis, the following are encoded in one genomic region:
- the amaP gene encoding alkaline shock response membrane anchor protein AmaP yields the protein MKIRILDRILVAVAGLLVLAGCAALAAQLFFNKNVVAWAGRLLADESLRIWLIVALALLLVLGVYCVLILFRHRSRHDKFVMQKTENGELSISLKAMESMVQKCLDPHKELNVQSVRLENQKGGLLIRIRGTVAGGVSIPLTVDALQQQIKQYVTACSGVEVKDIRVQIESSGPEATESLYAIEAPTARALPSSGVKEEKPVEHAEEKTEEITDEELETIAAEIPKPEPAEAENEEETEEPTVVVPEAAVVAAEQLKKEAPEEEDDRPMHQRLFSSYEEPCVMPMPPEKEEITEAAAEEAEKAVEEKAEAAEEKAEEKPEEETKEGSEDK from the coding sequence GTGAAGATCCGTATTCTGGACAGAATCCTGGTCGCGGTCGCGGGTCTGCTGGTTCTGGCGGGCTGCGCCGCACTGGCCGCACAGCTGTTTTTCAATAAGAACGTAGTTGCCTGGGCCGGCCGCCTGCTGGCGGATGAAAGTCTCAGGATCTGGCTGATCGTTGCCCTGGCACTGCTGCTGGTTCTTGGTGTTTACTGCGTGCTGATCCTGTTCCGTCACAGGAGCAGGCACGACAAGTTCGTCATGCAGAAGACCGAGAACGGTGAACTGTCCATTTCCCTGAAAGCCATGGAGAGCATGGTGCAGAAGTGCCTGGATCCCCATAAGGAGCTGAACGTACAGTCTGTCCGGCTGGAAAACCAGAAGGGCGGACTGCTGATTCGCATCCGCGGCACGGTGGCCGGCGGCGTGAGCATTCCGCTGACCGTGGACGCCCTGCAGCAGCAGATCAAGCAGTATGTGACTGCCTGCAGCGGTGTGGAAGTAAAGGATATCCGCGTACAGATTGAGTCTTCCGGTCCGGAAGCGACCGAATCCCTGTACGCCATCGAAGCGCCGACGGCCCGGGCTCTGCCCTCCAGCGGCGTAAAGGAAGAAAAGCCCGTGGAGCACGCTGAGGAAAAGACAGAGGAAATCACCGACGAGGAGCTGGAAACCATCGCGGCGGAGATTCCGAAGCCCGAACCGGCCGAAGCGGAAAATGAGGAAGAAACAGAAGAACCCACGGTGGTGGTTCCCGAGGCTGCGGTCGTTGCGGCGGAGCAGCTGAAGAAGGAAGCCCCCGAGGAGGAAGACGACCGGCCCATGCATCAGCGGCTGTTCTCCAGCTATGAGGAGCCCTGCGTGATGCCGATGCCGCCGGAAAAGGAAGAGATTACCGAAGCCGCCGCTGAAGAAGCGGAAAAGGCTGTGGAAGAAAAGGCCGAAGCGGCCGAAGAGAAGGCTGAGGAAAAGCCTGAAGAAGAAACAAAGGAAGGAAGCGAAGACAAATGA
- a CDS encoding Asp23/Gls24 family envelope stress response protein, with protein sequence MAVKTDKKTGATLPQNMEDLTPSSNITYNNEVVAIIAGLAANEVEGIAGMCTVSGSIMSKNRNVTKGVKVEVGTEEVAVDLYVIVEYGIPIQRAAADAQENVRKAIESMTGLHVVRVDVHVQSVSFEQDKKALQAGAQQAVLAAGEVEEPVRLPEKEKEEKPAPEPVPEAPAAKEPVKKPAPKVNKPKAKAEKKPEAEAADKPADKPAAED encoded by the coding sequence ATGGCAGTGAAGACTGATAAAAAGACGGGTGCCACCCTTCCGCAGAATATGGAAGACCTGACGCCCTCTTCCAACATCACCTACAATAACGAGGTGGTGGCTATCATCGCTGGCCTGGCGGCCAACGAGGTGGAAGGCATCGCGGGCATGTGCACCGTCAGCGGCAGCATCATGAGCAAGAACCGCAATGTCACCAAGGGCGTAAAGGTTGAAGTCGGCACCGAAGAGGTGGCCGTGGACCTCTACGTCATCGTGGAATACGGCATTCCGATCCAGCGGGCCGCTGCCGACGCGCAGGAAAACGTGCGCAAGGCGATTGAGTCCATGACCGGCCTGCATGTGGTCCGTGTGGACGTGCATGTGCAGAGCGTCAGCTTCGAGCAGGACAAGAAGGCCCTGCAGGCAGGCGCCCAGCAGGCTGTATTGGCTGCCGGTGAGGTGGAAGAACCCGTCCGCCTGCCGGAGAAGGAGAAGGAAGAGAAGCCCGCTCCCGAACCCGTGCCAGAAGCGCCCGCTGCCAAGGAGCCGGTGAAGAAGCCTGCTCCCAAGGTGAACAAGCCTAAAGCCAAGGCTGAAAAGAAACCCGAAGCGGAAGCCGCGGATAAACCCGCCGACAAGCCCGCCGCGGAAGACTGA
- the aspS gene encoding aspartate--tRNA ligase, producing the protein MQYRTHTCNELRLTDAGKQVRLSGWMENIREVSGNLAFIVLRDFYGYTQLVVEDEKILQVFRNLNKESVVSVTGTVRERASKNPKMDTGDIEVVPDSVDVLGKCRYNALPFQISRSTEADENIRLKYRYLDLRNPDVKKNIIMRCNVVSALRQAMTAHGFLEITTPILTASSPEGARDYLVPARKHPGMFYALPQAPQQFKQLLMTSGFDKYFQIAPCFRDEDARGDRSPGEFYQLDMEMAFATQEDVFAVIEDVLPPVFAKYGTYNTASAAPFRRIPYLEAMETYGSDKPDLRIDLTVTDVTALLGKCGFGPFEGNIIKAIPVTNFNATRKQIDKLIADVEVVSGNKSYWFRLDENGEIVGGIAKFLQENKEEIISALNLKPNTFVALSAGSKGAAQKTAGVLIKKLGEMCPDHMDKEKYEFCWIVDFPMYEIGEESGELEFCHNPFSMPNGGLEILEKASRGEVDPLSITAYQYDLVVNGVELSSGAVRNHDPEIMIKAFELVGLGEEDVKSKFPAMYNAFCYGAPPHAGIAPGVDRMVMLLAAAETIREVIPFPMTKNAQDIMMGAPGTVEQKQLDELHIAIVKDEDEQLS; encoded by the coding sequence ATGCAGTACCGTACCCATACATGTAACGAACTCCGTTTAACAGATGCCGGCAAGCAGGTCCGTTTGAGCGGCTGGATGGAAAACATTCGTGAGGTCAGCGGCAACCTGGCCTTCATTGTGCTGCGGGACTTCTATGGTTATACGCAGCTGGTGGTGGAGGATGAGAAGATCCTGCAGGTTTTCCGGAACCTGAACAAGGAGAGCGTGGTTTCTGTCACCGGTACGGTGCGGGAGCGCGCCAGCAAGAACCCGAAGATGGATACCGGCGACATTGAGGTCGTGCCGGACAGCGTGGACGTGCTGGGCAAGTGCCGGTATAACGCGCTGCCGTTCCAGATCAGCCGCAGCACCGAGGCGGATGAGAACATCCGGCTGAAGTACCGCTACCTGGATCTGCGCAATCCGGACGTGAAGAAGAACATCATCATGCGCTGCAATGTGGTCAGCGCCCTGCGCCAGGCCATGACTGCCCACGGCTTCCTGGAAATCACCACGCCGATCCTGACCGCGTCTTCTCCGGAAGGCGCCCGGGACTACCTGGTGCCGGCCCGCAAGCATCCGGGCATGTTCTATGCTCTGCCCCAGGCTCCGCAGCAGTTCAAGCAGCTGCTGATGACCAGCGGCTTCGACAAGTATTTCCAGATCGCTCCCTGCTTCCGCGATGAGGACGCCCGCGGCGACCGCAGCCCTGGCGAGTTCTATCAGCTGGATATGGAAATGGCTTTTGCCACCCAGGAGGATGTGTTCGCTGTCATCGAGGACGTGCTGCCTCCGGTGTTTGCAAAGTACGGTACCTATAATACCGCGTCCGCCGCGCCCTTCCGCCGCATTCCGTACCTGGAAGCAATGGAAACTTACGGCAGCGACAAGCCCGACCTGCGCATTGACCTGACCGTGACGGACGTGACGGCGCTGCTGGGCAAGTGCGGCTTCGGCCCCTTCGAAGGCAATATCATCAAGGCGATCCCGGTGACCAACTTCAATGCCACCCGCAAGCAGATCGACAAGCTGATTGCGGACGTGGAAGTGGTCAGCGGCAACAAGAGCTACTGGTTCCGCCTGGACGAGAACGGCGAGATCGTCGGCGGTATCGCCAAGTTCCTGCAGGAGAACAAGGAAGAGATCATCAGCGCACTGAACCTGAAGCCCAACACCTTTGTGGCGCTGAGCGCCGGCAGCAAGGGCGCGGCCCAGAAGACTGCCGGCGTGCTGATCAAGAAGCTGGGCGAAATGTGCCCGGATCATATGGATAAGGAAAAGTACGAATTCTGCTGGATCGTGGACTTCCCGATGTACGAGATCGGCGAGGAAAGCGGCGAGCTGGAGTTCTGCCACAATCCCTTCTCCATGCCTAACGGCGGCCTGGAAATCCTGGAAAAGGCTTCCCGCGGCGAGGTGGATCCGCTGTCCATCACCGCTTACCAGTATGACCTGGTGGTCAACGGCGTGGAGCTGTCCTCCGGCGCGGTGCGGAACCATGATCCGGAGATCATGATCAAGGCCTTTGAACTGGTGGGCCTGGGCGAGGAGGACGTGAAGTCCAAGTTCCCGGCCATGTACAACGCCTTCTGCTACGGCGCGCCGCCGCACGCCGGTATCGCTCCCGGTGTGGACCGCATGGTGATGCTGCTGGCCGCCGCTGAGACCATCCGTGAAGTTATCCCGTTCCCGATGACCAAGAACGCCCAGGATATCATGATGGGCGCCCCCGGCACCGTGGAGCAGAAACAGCTGGATGAACTGCATATTGCCATCGTCAAGGACGAGGACGAGCAGTTGTCATAA
- the hisS gene encoding histidine--tRNA ligase — protein sequence MLTQAPKGTRDILPADSYRWQFIEDKMRKAAALAGYRESRTPVFEHTELFLRGIGDTTDVVQKEMYTFEDKGKRSVTLKPEGTAGAVRSFLEHNLYAEPLPCKLYYIYSPHFRYENPQNGRLREHHQFGMECFGAKEATVDAELILTAYHLLQDLGVGNLSVEINSIGCRNCRPEYHKRLKEFLGERIHEMCPTCQERFERNPLRVLDCKEKHCQELTKDAPSMLDLLCDECKDHFEQLKKCLDGSGIPYRVNPRIVRGLDYYTKTVFELVTETPDGKLTVCGGGRYDNLVEEIGDQSIPAVGFGMGEERVLMLLEAEGVEIPKPEWYEVFVTYMGENKQHAFSLVQQLRAAGIKADMDHCGRSLKAQFKFANKTGAPVTAVIGDDEAAQGLVKLKKMADGTEKTVPVSEAAEAIREMKE from the coding sequence ATGTTAACTCAGGCACCCAAGGGGACGCGGGACATACTGCCCGCTGACAGCTATCGCTGGCAATTCATCGAAGACAAGATGCGCAAGGCCGCCGCTCTGGCTGGCTATCGTGAATCACGCACGCCTGTTTTCGAGCATACGGAACTGTTCTTGCGCGGCATTGGGGATACGACGGATGTGGTCCAGAAGGAAATGTACACCTTCGAGGATAAGGGCAAGCGTTCTGTCACCCTGAAGCCGGAAGGCACAGCCGGCGCTGTGCGCAGCTTCCTGGAGCATAACCTGTATGCCGAGCCGCTGCCCTGCAAGCTGTACTATATTTATTCACCCCACTTCCGTTATGAGAATCCTCAGAACGGCCGCCTGCGGGAGCATCACCAGTTTGGTATGGAGTGCTTCGGCGCGAAGGAAGCTACCGTGGATGCGGAGCTGATCCTGACGGCCTATCATCTGCTGCAGGATCTGGGTGTTGGAAACCTGAGCGTGGAAATCAACTCCATCGGCTGCCGGAACTGCCGGCCGGAGTATCATAAGCGTCTGAAGGAATTCCTGGGAGAGCGGATCCACGAAATGTGTCCCACCTGCCAGGAACGCTTTGAGCGGAATCCGCTCCGCGTGCTGGACTGTAAGGAAAAGCACTGCCAGGAGCTGACCAAGGACGCGCCCAGCATGCTGGATCTGCTGTGTGATGAGTGCAAGGATCACTTTGAGCAGCTGAAGAAGTGCCTGGACGGCAGCGGTATTCCGTACCGCGTCAATCCCCGGATTGTCCGCGGCCTGGACTACTACACCAAGACCGTGTTTGAACTTGTGACCGAAACGCCGGACGGCAAGCTGACGGTTTGCGGCGGCGGACGGTATGACAACCTGGTGGAGGAAATCGGCGACCAGAGCATTCCGGCCGTTGGCTTCGGCATGGGCGAGGAGCGCGTGCTGATGCTGCTGGAGGCGGAAGGCGTTGAGATTCCGAAGCCGGAATGGTATGAAGTGTTTGTTACCTACATGGGTGAGAACAAGCAGCATGCCTTCTCCTTGGTGCAACAGCTGCGCGCTGCCGGCATCAAGGCGGATATGGATCACTGCGGACGCAGCCTGAAGGCCCAGTTCAAGTTTGCCAATAAGACCGGCGCGCCCGTGACCGCGGTCATCGGTGATGATGAGGCGGCCCAGGGTCTCGTGAAGCTGAAGAAGATGGCGGATGGCACGGAGAAGACCGTACCTGTTAGTGAAGCGGCTGAAGCGATTCGCGAGATGAAGGAATAA